Proteins from a genomic interval of Rhodothermus marinus:
- a CDS encoding potassium channel beta subunit family protein has translation MEYRHLGRSGLKVSALSFGAWVTFGDQIDEGLAEECMHAAYEAGVNFFDNAEAYAGGKAEIMMGNILKRSGWKRSDLVISTKIFWGGKGPNDVGLSRKHIIEGTKAALERLQLDYVDLIFCHRPDPETPIEETVWAMNYVLDQGWAFYWGTSEWSAEQIRYAYEFARREHLIPPTMEQPQYNMFHRVRVEREYAPLYRDYGLGLTTWSPLASGILTGKYNEGIPEGSRMSLPGYEWLRKRLESEEGRRQIEKVRRLMPIAEELGCTMAQLAIAWCLKNPNVSTVITGASRPEQVHQNMQALEVARRLTPEVMERIEAILENRPEPEINWRER, from the coding sequence ATGGAATACCGGCATCTGGGACGCTCCGGGCTGAAAGTGTCGGCGCTATCTTTTGGCGCCTGGGTGACGTTTGGCGATCAGATCGATGAGGGACTGGCCGAGGAGTGTATGCACGCCGCCTACGAAGCCGGCGTGAACTTCTTCGACAACGCCGAGGCTTATGCCGGCGGCAAGGCCGAGATCATGATGGGCAACATTCTGAAGCGCTCCGGCTGGAAGCGCTCGGACCTGGTCATTTCCACGAAGATCTTCTGGGGCGGCAAGGGGCCGAACGACGTGGGCCTGTCGCGCAAGCACATCATCGAGGGTACAAAGGCGGCGCTGGAGCGGCTCCAGCTCGACTACGTGGACCTGATCTTCTGCCACCGGCCCGATCCGGAGACGCCCATCGAGGAGACCGTCTGGGCCATGAACTACGTGCTGGATCAGGGCTGGGCCTTCTACTGGGGCACGAGCGAATGGAGCGCCGAGCAGATCCGCTACGCCTACGAGTTTGCCCGCCGCGAGCACCTGATTCCGCCCACTATGGAGCAGCCCCAGTACAACATGTTTCACCGCGTGCGCGTCGAGCGCGAGTACGCGCCGCTTTACCGCGACTATGGGCTGGGGCTGACCACCTGGAGCCCGCTGGCCAGCGGCATCCTGACGGGCAAGTACAACGAGGGCATTCCCGAGGGGAGCCGCATGAGCCTGCCGGGCTACGAGTGGCTGCGCAAACGGCTGGAAAGCGAAGAGGGGCGGCGCCAGATCGAAAAGGTGCGCCGGCTCATGCCGATCGCCGAAGAGCTGGGCTGCACGATGGCGCAACTGGCCATCGCCTGGTGCCTGAAGAATCCGAATGTGAGCACGGTCATCACGGGCGCCTCGCGGCCCGAGCAGGTGCACCAGAACATGCAGGCGCTGGAGGTGGCCCGGCGCCTGACGCCC